The window CTTCCATTCCGGGAGAACGATTTATGGCGGAGAGCGGCGAAGCCGGAGGAAAAGCCAGCGATTTGTATCTTGGGGTGGTGGACCTTTTTGCCGTCATCCTGCCCGGTGCGATGTTCAGCGGCGTCGTGTGGAAGGTTCTGTCGATCCGCCACAAGGATCTTCTCGAAAGTCTGGCAGAGCCGGAAGTGGTTCCGACCTGGCTGGTGTTTCTCATCGTCTCTTATATCGTTGGACACTTTTTGTTTGCGCTGGGGTCGTGGCTCATGGATCCGCTGTATGACGGGTACTACAAGCGCAAATTCGAATTCGAGGTTAAAAAGGAACTGCCCTCGATGCGGCGGCGCGCAGACCGGCTTTTCAACGAGCTGCTTACGGCGGACCTCTACAGCGAAAACGACAATCGGCTGACATGGAGCGAATCCCTGATACGGCTGGGAAGCGCCTCTGCGAAAGGAGAGCTTGATCGGCTTGAAGCAGATTCGAAGTTTTTTCGCAGCCTGGCCGTAGTTGCGGTTCTCAGCCTGTTCGTGATGTTCTCTCCTCTGACGGGCTGGGTCGATTGGTGGCAGTGGCTGGTTGTCGCAGTGGTAGTTCTCATGTTCGCAACTCTGGTCCGCTTCATGCGAAAAGCGCGCAAGCAAAAGATCGACTTCGATGAAAGGGTCAAACTCAGACTTCCGAAGCACCCGCCCACCGGGCCTGCGCGTCATGACTTACTTCCGCGACTCCGATGGTCCGATGCCGAGTGGCTGGCGGCCGAAGCCTCCGAAAACAAGGAAAGCCAGGCGCTGTTCCGGCGAATAGCGATATTTTTCCCTGCGGCATGGACGTTGCTCGCTCTCCGACCTCGAAACACGGCTGTGCGCGATCCTCGATCCGCTCGCGAGGCGCGGCTCACTCAGCCGGCTTGCCGGCGCGGCACTGGTGTTATCGCTTGCCATCCTGATGGCGACGACGGCCGTGCTTCAGCTGACAACCCTGGCGCCGGCCGTCCTGCTTTCGGCAACGCCGGCTTCAATTGTTTTTCCTGCTCTGCCGGCCGAACCGGAAACGGCAGCCGTTTTAGCGCCGCCGCAGTTGACGGCATCGGCGTCGGTCAGCGGCGCTGTTTCCAGATTGGGATCCGGCGAGGCGCTGCCCGGCACTCGGGTGGAGCTGGTAAAGTCGCCAGGGGGAACGACGGCGGCCTACTCGACAACGACGGCCAATGACGGTTCCTTCGCATTTCCCGATGTGCAGCCGGGCGAATACCGGGTTCTCGCAACGCGCGAAGACGGTCTGCTTCCGGCGGAGTATGGACAGAAGGTGCCGAATGTTCGCGGGCTGCCGATCCTCGTACACACCGCGGACGCGGTCCGCGATATCCGGATCGGCATGGCGGCGCCCGGCGCGATCTCGGGCCGCATTTTTGATCGCGATGGAGAGCCGGTCGGGAATGCGAAGGTTCAAGCGCTCAAGACGACGTATTGGCAGGGACGGCGGGTCTTGACCATTGCCGAGTCCGTTCAGACCAATGATGTGGGCGAGTATCGTCTCTTCTGGCTGTCTCCGGGCCAGTATTACATCACAACAAAACCCACCGATATCGCTGCCAGATCGGCGTCGATGTTTATCCGGCCGCCGGGCGAAACCCCGTACCATGACGAAATGGGAGCGCCGGTCGTCAGCCGGCACGTTCTGGAGAACGGCGAAATACGTGAAGAAGTGTATCCGCGCGCCTATTATCCGGGCACAACCGATTTCAATGCGGCGCGAACGCTTGCGCTGAATGCCGGCGACAATCTCATGCGAATGGATGTCACCGTGGCCGTCCCGATCGCCGCCCACCATGTTCTCGGTACCGTCCTCGACGGAAGCACAGGACAGCCCGCTGCATCCGCTACGCTGCGCGCGATACCGCGCGATGGCGGTCCCAGCGTTGTGATTCCGAACGGCACCGCGAACGGGAATGGAGAATTCAACATTGCTGGTCTGGTTCCGGGTTCTTATGACTTGTTCGCATCGCTCGCAGCAAAGGCAGGTCAGCCGGGTGCACCCGGTGGAACGGCCGGACGCTTGCCGCTCCAGGTTGGCAGCCAGGATTTGAGGGGAATCTCTATTATCATTCCGCCCCCCTTCGATCTGCACGGCCGATTGATTGTCGACGGCAAGGCGGATCCCGACTTCGACGTCACGCGGCTGAAAGTTTATATCCAGCACGACCCGGAAGTGTTCGGCATGCCTTCGGTGCAGGTGCCGACGCGGCCCGGCGGGCTCGATCCAGACGCAACGCAGACGGATGGATCTTTTCTCATTTCAGGAATCGGACCGGGCGATTACAAGGTCAACGCAACCTACACCGGCGTGCGCGGCAACGGCCCGGCGCCGCCGGGTCTCCATCCCGGCACGTTTCTCAAATCGTTCCGCCATGGGAATACAGACGTTCTGAATGGGGGTTTGCATCTGAGCGGTAAACCGGATGGCCTTCTCGAAATCGTCATCGGCACGACCCAGGCGGAAATCAACGGTGCAGTTGTCAATGGCAAGAGCGAAGCGATCCCGAATGCGGTCGTCGTTCTTGTCCCGGATTTGCCGTTTCGCCGCCGCACGGATCTTTACAGGACCGCGGGTACTGACGCATCCGGCCGTTTCGCCATGAGAAGCATCGCTCCGGGCGGCTACACGCTGTTCGCGTTCGAGGATGTGCAGAACGGCTCGTGGTTCGATCCGGATTTTCTCAAGAATTTCGAATCTCGCGGAACGCGTGTCGAGATCAGCCAGACGAGC of the Terriglobia bacterium genome contains:
- a CDS encoding carboxypeptidase-like regulatory domain-containing protein — its product is MELVKSPGGTTAAYSTTTANDGSFAFPDVQPGEYRVLATREDGLLPAEYGQKVPNVRGLPILVHTADAVRDIRIGMAAPGAISGRIFDRDGEPVGNAKVQALKTTYWQGRRVLTIAESVQTNDVGEYRLFWLSPGQYYITTKPTDIAARSASMFIRPPGETPYHDEMGAPVVSRHVLENGEIREEVYPRAYYPGTTDFNAARTLALNAGDNLMRMDVTVAVPIAAHHVLGTVLDGSTGQPAASATLRAIPRDGGPSVVIPNGTANGNGEFNIAGLVPGSYDLFASLAAKAGQPGAPGGTAGRLPLQVGSQDLRGISIIIPPPFDLHGRLIVDGKADPDFDVTRLKVYIQHDPEVFGMPSVQVPTRPGGLDPDATQTDGSFLISGIGPGDYKVNATYTGVRGNGPAPPGLHPGTFLKSFRHGNTDVLNGGLHLSGKPDGLLEIVIGTTQAEINGAVVNGKSEAIPNAVVVLVPDLPFRRRTDLYRTAGTDASGRFAMRSIAPGGYTLFAFEDVQNGSWFDPDFLKNFESRGTRVEISQTSQENRQLIVIDAQR